Proteins encoded within one genomic window of Trichoderma asperellum chromosome 2, complete sequence:
- a CDS encoding uncharacterized protein (EggNog:ENOG41), whose amino-acid sequence MSAEGPESIPTSADPRSKRPTKRRALTPGSAQAASVDALFAKPDQEIRVPPPVSSLEGGRRRPPPPEIVSNVQGSSAGAGSGEFHVYKAARRREYERLREMDEEVKRERDQVDFEKDKAEKDRKDEERTRKNREKRDKAKARKAKKGKGGGGDGDNAKDTDGNGDKTSAEATSNGGPQGSERLNKGENGAERNGDGKPASEPVGLVIHDDD is encoded by the coding sequence ATGTCTGCCGAAGGCCCCGAATCCATCCCCACCTCCGCCGACCCTCGCTCCAAGCGCCCGACCAAGAGACGCGCCCTCACCCCCGGTTCCGCCCAAGCCGCCTCTGTCGACGCCCTCTTCGCCAAACCCGACCAGGAGATCCGCGTCCCTCCGCCAGTATCTTCCCTCGAAGGAGGCAGACGGCGGCCTCCGCCTCCCGAGATTGTCAGCAACGTCCAGGGCTCCAGTGCTGGTGCCGGCTCCGGCGAGTTCCACGTCTACAAGGCCGCTAGAAGGCGAGAGTACGAGCGCCTAAGGGAGATGGACGAGGAGGTCAAGAGAGAGCGCGACCAGGTCGATTTTGAAAAGGATAAGGCGGAAAAAGATCGCAAAGACGaagagaggacgaggaagaatcGCGAGAAGAGGGACAAGGCTAAAGCTcgaaaggcaaagaagggcAAGGGAGGTGGGGGGGATGGCGACAACGCAAAGGATACCGATGGAAACGGCGACAAGACGTCGGCGGAGGCTACATCAAATGGAGGTCCTCAAGGAAGTGAGAGATTGAACAAGGGCGAGAACGGGGCCGAGAGAAATGGCGATGGGAAACCAGCCTCAGAACCTGTTGGACTTGTCATCCACGACGATGACTAG